The following DNA comes from Sphingopyxis sp. BSN-002.
TTGACCGTCAAGCCGGGAACATGGGTCTTCCAGGATTTTTCGCAGCAGGACCGTTGGGCGCTCTGCTTTCAGGACGGTAGCCGGCAGTTCGATGTCGCGGCGGGCGAGGTTGTCTATCTCGGCGAATTCGATGCGCTCGCTCACGCCATCGAACTTCAGCGGATTGCGGTCATGACCTTACGGACGTCGACGACCGGCTTCGAGCATTTCTTCGAGAACGTCACGCCGCCCCGCCTGACCCCTGCGGGTGAAGCGGATCTCGATGCCGTGCGTGCGATGCTGACCGCCAGATCGCCGGGAACCACGGCTCCGCTTCGCGCGGCCTCCTATACCCCGGCACGTTTCGGCACGGGGAGCGACCTGTTCGGCCTGTCGCGCGTCTGCGGCGGATATTATACGGGCAAGGCGAAGCAGAAAGCCGAATGACGCAAGCAAAAGGGGCCGGAAGCGCTGGCTTCCGACCCCTTCTGTGTGTCTGCAAAAGCCGGAAGGCGCTTATGCGGCTTCCAGTTCCTCGTCGGTGAACACCGGACCCGAATCCTGGCCCTTGGCGTCAACGTCGCGGTCGACGAATTCGATGATCGCGATCGGTGCGGCGTCCGACGCGCGGATGCCGGCCTTGATGACCCGGGTGTAGCCGCCGTTGCGGTCCTTGTAACGCTCGGCGAGAACGTCGAACAGCTTCACCAGCTGCGCGTCGTCCATCAGACGGCTCATCGCAAGGCGACGGTTGGCAAGGCCGCCACGCTTTGCGAGCGTGACCAGCTTTTCGACATAGGGACGCAGTTCCTTCGCCTTGGCGACGGTCGTCGTGATCTGCTCATGCTTGATGAGCGAGGCCGACATGTTGCGGAACATCGCGATGCGATGCGCGCCGGTGCGCTGAAGCTTCCGGCCACCCGATTTATGACGCATAATCCATTCCTTCGTTCGTTAAGGGCCCGTGTGAGGTAGCCCAGACCAGGTCGATTGGCGGGTCGACCCATTCCCGTTGTGAGCCCCGGCCGGAGCCGGGGCACTGGATCAGCCGAGAAGTTCCTGTTCGAGCTTCTTGGCCATTTCCTCGATGTTTTCCGGCGGCCAGCCGGGGATGTCCATGCCGAGGCGCAGGCCCATCGACGACAGCACTTCCTTGATTTCGTTCAAGGACTTGCGGCCGAAGTTCGGCGTGCGGAGCATTTCGGCTTCGGTCTTCTGGACGAGATCACCGATATAGATGATGTTGTCGTTCTTGAGGCAGTTGGCCGAACGGACCGACAGTTCGAGCTCGTCGACCTTCTTGAGAAGGAAGCGGTTGAGCTGGTTGACGTCCGATTCATCGGCGGTGGTCGACGGAGCCGCCATGCCGATGAGGCCGCTGTCGTTCATCGCTTCCTCGAAGTGGACGAAGACCTGCAGCTGGTCCTGGAGGATGCGCGCGGCGTAGGCGACGGCGTCTTCCGGGGTGACCGTGCCGTCGGTTTCGACGGTCAGGCTCAGCTTGTCGAAGTCCAGCTCCTGGCCGATGCGCGCATTGTCGACCTTGTAGGCGACCTGGCGGACGGGCGAGTAGAGCGAGTCGACCGGGATCAAACCGATCGGCGCGTCGGCCGGGCGGTTCGCGGTCGCGGGGACGTAGCCCTTGCCGGTGTCGGCAACGAGTTCCATGTTCAGCGTCGCGCCATCGTCGAGGTGGCAGATGACGTGGTTCGGGTTCATCACCTTGATGTCGCCCGACACCATGATGTCGCCGGCCTTGACGGTCGCGGGACCGGTCGCCGAAAGCTGGAGCCGCTTCGGGCCTTCGCCTTCCATCTTGAGCGCGATCTGCTTCACGTTGAGGACGATGTCGGTCACGTCTTCACGCACGCCGGCAAGGCTCGAGAATTCGTGCAGCACGTTCTCGATCTTGATCGACGTGATAGCCGCACCCTGGAGCGACGACAGCAGGACGCGGCGCAGCGCGTTGCCGAGCGTCAGGCCGAAACCGCGCTCAAGCGGCTCTGCGACGAAGGTCGCCTTGCGCTTGCCGTCGGTACCGGCCTTGATTTCCAGGTTGCTGGGCTTCTTCAATTCCTGCCAGTTCCGGATATTGACAGTCATGGACTTCCCTTTGCTAGTGGCGGGACAGGCAGGGGTCGACTACCCGTCCAGCGAGAGATTTGGTGCGGGCGGCGCCCCGACGGAGCGCGCCCGGAAAGGCGTCAGACGCGGCGGCGCTTGGCCGGGCGGACACCATTGTGCGGGATCGGCGTCACGTCGCGGATCGACGTGATGTGGAACCCGACGGCCTGCAGGGCGCGCAGGGCCGATTCACGACCGGCGCCGGGGCCCTTGACCTCGACTTCGAGCGTACGGACGCCGTGCTCGGCGGCCTTCTTGCCCGCGTCTTCGGCGCAAACCTGTGCGGCGTACGGGGTCGACTTGCGGCTGCCCTTGAAGCCCATCATGCCGGCGCTCGACCAGGCAATCGCATTGCCCTGTGCGTCGGTGATGGTGATCATGGTGTTGTTGAAGGTCGCGTTGACATGAGCCACACCCGACGAGATGTTCTTGCGTTCGCGCCGACGAAGGCGCTGCGGTTCACGAGCCATTGTGCTGTATCCTACCTAAATCCGTAAAGCGGCCGGGGCGCAGCCAGAAGGCGGCCGCCGGCGCGAAAAACCGGCTTACTTCTTCTTGCCGGCGATCGGCTTCGCCTTGCCCTTGCGGGTGCGCGCATTGGTGTGCGTGCGCTGGCCGCGGACGGGAAGGCCCTTGCGATGACGCAGGCCGCGATAGCAGGCAAGGTCCATCAGGCGCTTGATGTTCATCGCCGTGTTGCGGCGAAGATCACCCTCGACCGTGTGGTCGGCGTCCAGCGTTTCGCGGATCTGGAGGACTTCGGCGTCCGACAGGTCCTGAACGCGGCGGCTGTGGTCGATGCCCAGCTTGTCGGCGATGTCGACGGCGGTCTTGCGGCCGATGCCGTGGATGTAGGTGAGCGCAATGATAACGCGCTTGTTGGTGGGCAGGTTGACGCCCGCGATACGTGCCATGCTATTCTTTCTCCTGCTCCACAGGACTCGCTGGCATACGGGTCCTATCTCAAAGCGTCTGATTTCCAACGCAAAAAACGGACCACGAATACGCTTGGAGCGTTTCGCCGTCCGGTCAGGCTGTCGGAATGAAGCGCAGTTAGGGTGAGTCGCGTGGAAAGTCAAGGGAAGTGCGGCGCGCCGATGGGGTTTTCGCGATGCGAAAACCGCGGGCCGTTGCCGCTACCCCTTCGACGTAAGCGCCACCGCACGATCGTGCAAGCGGCCGACGACAGCCCGGTGGATTCCGGGGGCGCAGGCGATGACACCGAAGGCTTGCGCGCGCGGCGTGTTGAAGACCAGCGGCTCGCCGAAGGCGTCGGTGACCACGGCTCCGGCCTCGGTCGCGATCAGCGCGGCGGCGGCGACGTCCCACTCGAAACCCCAGCGTAGGGTCGCGACCAGATCGGCGCGGTCGTCGGCGACGAGCGCCATGCGCAGCGCGATGCTGTTCGGCTTGGTGACCATGATCAGGTCGCGGTCGATCTTCGGCAGGCTGTCGGCGGGAACGCGCGATCCGTCGAAGATCATCCGGCGGCTCGCGCGCAGCGTCTCGCCGTTGAGCGTTGCGCCCTTGCCCTTTTGCGCGACCCACAGCTCGTCGAGCGCGGGGGCATAGAGCACGCCGAGCTCGGGCTGGCCGTCGATGACGAGCGCAACCGACACGCACCAGCCGGGGCGCCCGCGGATGAAATCGCGCGTGCCGTCGATCGGGTCGACGCACCACATCGCGCGGCACGACAGGCGATCGTCATTGTCTGCGGTCTCTTCGGACAGCCAGCCCGCCTCGGGCACCATCGCGCCGAGAACGGCTTTCAGCCGCGCATCGACCGCCAGATCGACGTCGCTGACCGGATTGTCGTGCGACTTGTTCCAGACGTCGATTGCGCGCCCTTCGCCGCGCCAGCGCGCCATCGCCATGTCGCCGACCTCGCGGGTGGCGGCGATCACGGCTTCGAGGTTGCGACCCGGCATCGGTGCCTACCCGCTGGCGACGGTCATGCCGTCGATGCGCAAGGTGGGCACGTTCGTGCCGTGACGGAATTCTAGGTCGTTCGCGGGGATCAGC
Coding sequences within:
- the rplQ gene encoding 50S ribosomal protein L17; its protein translation is MRHKSGGRKLQRTGAHRIAMFRNMSASLIKHEQITTTVAKAKELRPYVEKLVTLAKRGGLANRRLAMSRLMDDAQLVKLFDVLAERYKDRNGGYTRVIKAGIRASDAAPIAIIEFVDRDVDAKGQDSGPVFTDEELEAA
- a CDS encoding DNA-directed RNA polymerase subunit alpha — protein: MTVNIRNWQELKKPSNLEIKAGTDGKRKATFVAEPLERGFGLTLGNALRRVLLSSLQGAAITSIKIENVLHEFSSLAGVREDVTDIVLNVKQIALKMEGEGPKRLQLSATGPATVKAGDIMVSGDIKVMNPNHVICHLDDGATLNMELVADTGKGYVPATANRPADAPIGLIPVDSLYSPVRQVAYKVDNARIGQELDFDKLSLTVETDGTVTPEDAVAYAARILQDQLQVFVHFEEAMNDSGLIGMAAPSTTADESDVNQLNRFLLKKVDELELSVRSANCLKNDNIIYIGDLVQKTEAEMLRTPNFGRKSLNEIKEVLSSMGLRLGMDIPGWPPENIEEMAKKLEQELLG
- the rpsK gene encoding 30S ribosomal protein S11, with amino-acid sequence MAREPQRLRRRERKNISSGVAHVNATFNNTMITITDAQGNAIAWSSAGMMGFKGSRKSTPYAAQVCAEDAGKKAAEHGVRTLEVEVKGPGAGRESALRALQAVGFHITSIRDVTPIPHNGVRPAKRRRV
- the rpsM gene encoding 30S ribosomal protein S13, with translation MARIAGVNLPTNKRVIIALTYIHGIGRKTAVDIADKLGIDHSRRVQDLSDAEVLQIRETLDADHTVEGDLRRNTAMNIKRLMDLACYRGLRHRKGLPVRGQRTHTNARTRKGKAKPIAGKKK
- a CDS encoding 3'(2'),5'-bisphosphate nucleotidase CysQ translates to MPGRNLEAVIAATREVGDMAMARWRGEGRAIDVWNKSHDNPVSDVDLAVDARLKAVLGAMVPEAGWLSEETADNDDRLSCRAMWCVDPIDGTRDFIRGRPGWCVSVALVIDGQPELGVLYAPALDELWVAQKGKGATLNGETLRASRRMIFDGSRVPADSLPKIDRDLIMVTKPNSIALRMALVADDRADLVATLRWGFEWDVAAAALIATEAGAVVTDAFGEPLVFNTPRAQAFGVIACAPGIHRAVVGRLHDRAVALTSKG